Proteins encoded in a region of the Pontibacter sp. SGAir0037 genome:
- a CDS encoding peroxiredoxin, which yields MWQKLLTYSSFILLLASCQSTSTTTSTESYPQGKYRAAIQLQGNEVPFFIQFEGEGANLKAYILNSDERLETDVLIKEDSIIMDINVFDASLRAKYTDTILTGEWVKHYVKNYRAPFKAALINGQQRFKLEGNPAYNFTGKWETYFSLGSGEPRPAVGNFRQEGNHISGSFALASGDFRYLEGNVSDSTFYLSTFNGEEAKLFIGHLNDSGELIGKYLNGLTGNYSFTAKPNENFRLASKDRKVSTQTINFSFPDLQGNIVSLSDPQFMGKPLIVQIFGSWCPSCMDETKYLGQWYNDNKERIEIVALAFEKKDDFQYAKARVEKSKNRLNADYTFLIAGHEKDASKVFPTIDGPIYFPTTLYIDKNGLLRKVHSGFNGPSTGPLFEQWKADHQAIVEELVKE from the coding sequence ATGTGGCAAAAACTTTTAACGTACTCATCTTTTATACTTTTACTAGCTAGTTGCCAGAGCACTTCTACAACTACCTCAACAGAAAGTTACCCCCAGGGAAAGTACCGGGCGGCCATTCAACTACAGGGAAATGAAGTACCTTTCTTTATTCAGTTTGAGGGAGAAGGAGCCAATTTAAAGGCCTACATACTTAACAGTGATGAACGACTGGAAACAGATGTATTGATAAAAGAAGATTCCATTATTATGGATATAAACGTGTTTGATGCAAGCTTGCGTGCAAAATATACTGATACTATCCTTACGGGTGAGTGGGTAAAGCATTATGTAAAGAATTACAGGGCTCCCTTTAAAGCTGCTCTGATCAACGGACAGCAAAGGTTTAAGCTTGAGGGCAATCCTGCTTATAATTTTACAGGGAAATGGGAAACATATTTTAGCCTTGGCTCTGGTGAACCAAGGCCAGCGGTAGGCAATTTCCGCCAGGAGGGTAACCATATTTCCGGAAGTTTTGCATTGGCCTCAGGAGATTTCAGGTACCTGGAAGGCAATGTAAGTGATAGCACCTTTTATTTAAGCACCTTTAATGGTGAAGAGGCTAAACTTTTTATTGGGCATCTAAATGATTCAGGTGAGCTCATAGGTAAATACTTAAATGGTCTTACGGGCAACTATTCTTTTACTGCAAAACCGAATGAAAATTTCCGGCTGGCCAGTAAAGATAGAAAAGTATCTACTCAAACCATTAACTTTAGCTTTCCAGACCTACAAGGCAATATAGTTTCTTTATCCGATCCGCAGTTTATGGGCAAGCCTCTTATTGTGCAAATTTTCGGTTCCTGGTGTCCAAGTTGTATGGACGAAACCAAGTATCTAGGCCAATGGTATAATGATAACAAAGAACGTATAGAAATTGTAGCACTGGCATTTGAGAAAAAAGATGATTTTCAATACGCTAAAGCCAGGGTAGAAAAGTCTAAAAACAGGCTTAATGCCGATTATACCTTTCTCATTGCCGGGCATGAAAAAGATGCCAGCAAAGTCTTTCCAACCATTGATGGCCCCATATACTTTCCAACTACCTTATACATTGATAAAAACGGCCTACTACGCAAAGTACATTCAGGTTTTAACGGGCCAAGCACAGGCCCCTTGTTCGAACAATGGAAAGCAGACCATCAGGCTATTGTAGAAGAGTTGGTAAAAGAATGA
- a CDS encoding BPTI/Kunitz domain-containing protein, with protein sequence MLERCTLAPNPGPCRAAITRYYYDQKEKRCKSFIWGGCRGVVPFEWTCNKKPDKRLSCNRIHV encoded by the coding sequence ATGCTCGAAAGATGCACGTTAGCACCTAATCCAGGTCCTTGTAGAGCCGCAATTACTAGATATTACTATGATCAAAAAGAGAAAAGATGCAAATCTTTCATTTGGGGGGGATGTAGAGGGGTGGTGCCCTTCGAATGGACTTGCAACAAAAAACCGGACAAAAGATTAAGCTGCAATAGGATTCATGTTTAA
- a CDS encoding ArdC family protein, whose amino-acid sequence MSAYQKFIQLADQVTNEVIEQLEQGQVFWRKPWTSYGLPKNYVSGRYYEGFNAFFLNYLTDKKNFRTPYFLTYKQAKELGGHVKKGEKGTQIIYWKIYANSDTEEAKGNAGETEEVCQRRFVPFIWTVFNIDQVEGIEFTLPSVHERTDLQVIEACQEVVDQYPMPRPNVLHGGSQAYYAPFNDTVQMPELSSFVSSQAYHATLFHELIHSTGHQTRLNRFADEEKAARFGDINYSKEELIAEMGASFLNAFTGIKAEVFENSVAYLQGWAKKFEDDKTMIIYASTKAFKAASYILNLQAESNLGAEATTMAA is encoded by the coding sequence ATGAGCGCGTATCAAAAATTCATTCAACTGGCAGATCAGGTAACAAATGAGGTCATCGAGCAATTAGAGCAAGGCCAGGTATTCTGGAGAAAGCCTTGGACATCGTACGGATTGCCTAAAAACTATGTATCTGGACGCTATTATGAAGGCTTCAATGCTTTCTTTCTGAACTACCTGACTGATAAAAAAAACTTTAGGACGCCCTATTTTCTTACCTACAAACAGGCTAAAGAACTGGGCGGGCATGTAAAAAAGGGAGAGAAAGGAACCCAGATCATCTACTGGAAAATTTACGCCAACAGTGATACTGAGGAGGCTAAAGGCAATGCAGGAGAGACAGAGGAGGTGTGTCAGAGAAGGTTTGTCCCCTTTATTTGGACAGTATTTAACATTGATCAGGTGGAAGGAATCGAGTTTACCCTCCCTTCTGTTCATGAACGTACCGATCTGCAGGTAATAGAGGCTTGTCAGGAGGTGGTGGATCAATACCCTATGCCACGCCCGAACGTTCTGCACGGAGGCTCCCAGGCCTACTATGCGCCTTTTAATGATACGGTACAGATGCCGGAGCTGAGCAGCTTTGTTTCCTCTCAGGCTTATCACGCGACTTTGTTTCACGAACTGATTCACTCTACAGGCCATCAAACCAGGCTTAACCGTTTTGCTGATGAAGAGAAGGCGGCCCGTTTTGGCGACATAAATTACTCTAAGGAGGAACTGATAGCCGAGATGGGAGCAAGTTTCCTCAACGCCTTTACAGGTATCAAAGCGGAGGTTTTTGAAAACTCGGTGGCTTACCTGCAAGGATGGGCGAAGAAGTTTGAAGATGATAAGACGATGATCATCTATGCAAGCACAAAGGCTTTTAAAGCGGCTAGCTATATCCTGAACCTACAGGCAGAAAGTAACCTGGGGGCAGAAGCAACAACTATGGCAGCATAG
- a CDS encoding RadC family protein → MEQTSTTVSQIAEVKLSYHPQVKASERPQITSSKDSYTFFLQLWDEGSIQFREQFKVMLLSRANKVLGIFEVSTGGVAGTVADPKLIFVAALKANASGIVLAHNHPSGNLKPSSADISLTKKVKEGGNLLDIAVLDHIILTNEGYYSFADEGLL, encoded by the coding sequence ATGGAACAGACTTCAACAACCGTCAGCCAGATTGCAGAGGTAAAGCTCAGCTACCATCCCCAGGTGAAGGCCTCCGAGCGCCCGCAGATTACGAGTTCTAAAGACAGTTACACTTTCTTCCTACAGCTGTGGGATGAGGGCAGCATACAGTTCCGTGAGCAATTTAAGGTTATGTTATTAAGCAGGGCAAACAAAGTGCTGGGAATATTTGAGGTTTCTACCGGTGGCGTGGCCGGTACGGTGGCAGATCCGAAACTTATCTTTGTCGCTGCGCTCAAAGCCAATGCCAGTGGGATCGTTTTAGCCCATAATCACCCATCGGGCAACTTAAAGCCTAGCAGTGCAGATATTAGCCTTACTAAAAAGGTGAAGGAGGGCGGTAACTTACTTGATATTGCTGTTCTGGATCACATCATCCTTACTAATGAGGGCTATTATTCTTTTGCAGACGAGGGACTTTTATAA